The Kitasatospora albolonga nucleotide sequence ACGCGGGCCGCGGCGCGGGAAGCGGTCCGGCCGGACACCCGTGGGGTGCCCGGCCGGTGAACGACAGAGGTGGTACGTGGAGCTGTGTGCCCCGGAGGGGCTAGATCTCGCCGCGGAGTTTGGCCAGCGCCTCGGCGAGGATCGCCTCGCCGTCCTCGTCGCTGCGCCGCTCGCGTACGTACGCGAGGTGCGTCTTGTACGGCTCGGTGCGGGGCGGGTCCGGGGGGCTGTCCTTGTCCTGGCCGGCCGGGAAGCCGCAGCGCGGGCAGTCCCAGGTGTCCGGCACCTGCGCGTCATGGGCGAAGCTCGGCTGCGTCTCGTGCCCGTTCGAGCACCAGAAGGAGATGCGCAGGCGCGGCGCGGACTCGCCGCGCTCGGCCTCGCCCATCGGCCCCGCTCCGACCCGGCTTCCCCGGATCGCGTTGCCACTTGCCACGGTCGTAACTCCCTGCCTGACGGTGCTCGACGAAGCCTCAGTCTACGTAAGGCCCAACGCACGTCCAGTGAAAGGAGTTACACCCTCACCGGGAATCTCCGGGCGGGGTCAGTCGCCCAGCTTGATGAGCAGGCCGAGGACGACAACCAGCGCGAACCAAATCAGACCGACCACGACGGTGATGCGGTCGAGGTTGCGCTCGGCGACGGAGGAACCGCCGACGGACGACTGCATTCCGCCACCGAACATGTCGGAGAGGCCGCCGCCCTTGCCCTTGTGCATGAGCACCAGCAGCATCAGCAGCAGGCTGAAGACGATCAGGGCGATCTCGAACGCCAAAACCACGGCTGGTCCCTACTTTCCGGAATTCTTGACTACTGCCTGTGCGTACAGCGGGGGCCGGAGGGTGGCAGACCCTCTCGGCCCCCGCAAGGGTACGACGGATCGCCGCTACCGCATACTCACTGGTCGCGGAAGCGGACGATCTTGACGAACTCGTCGGCGTCCAGCGCAGCACCGCCGATGAGGGCGCCGTCCACGTCGGGCTGCGCCATGATGGCCGCCACATTGCCGGACTTCACCGAGCCGCCGTACTGGATGCGGACGGCGTCGGCCAGCTCCTGCGAGTACAGCTCGGCCAGCCTGCGGCGGATCGCCCCGCAGACCTCCTGGGCGTCCTCGGGGGTGGCGACCTCGCCGGTCCCGATGGCCCAGACCGGCTCGTAGGCGATGACGATGGACTCGGCCTGCTCGGCCGGGAGGTCCTTCAGGGCGCCGTCGAGCTGAGCGAGCGTGTAGGAGACCTGGTCACCGGCCTTGCGGATGTCCAGGCCCTCGCCGACGCAGAGGATCGGGGTGAGGCCGTGCTGGTAGGCGGCCTTGACCTTGGCGTTGCAGATCTCGTCGGTCTCGCCGTGGTACTGGCGGCGCTCGCTGTGGCCGACGGCCACGTACGTGCAGCGCAGCTTGGCGAGCATCGCGCCGGAGATCTCACCGGTGTACGCGCCGGAGTCGTGCGCCGAGATGTCCTGGGCGCCGTACTTGATCTTCAGCTTGTCGCCGTCGACCAGGGTCTGCACGGAGCGCAGGTCGGTGAAGGGCGGCAGGACGGCGACCTCTACGGCCTCGTAGTCCTTGTCGGCCAGGGCGAAGGAGAGCTTCTGGACGTGGGCGATGGCCTCGAGGTGGTTGAGGTTCATCTTCCAGTTGCCCGCCATCAGCGGGGTACGGGTGGTCATGAGGGGTCAGTCCTCCAGTGCGGCGAGGCCGGGAAGCGTCTTGCCCTCGAGGTACTCGAGGCTGGCGCCGCCACCGGTCGAAATGTGTCCGAAAGCGTTCTCGTCGAAGCCCAGGATGCGCACGGCCGCGGCGGAGTCTCCGCCGCCGACGACGGTGAACGCCGGGGAGTCGATGAGCGCCTGGGCGACCGCGCGGGTGCCCTCGGCGTAGTCGGGGTGCTCGAAGACGCCCATGGGGCCGTTCCAGAAGACGGTGGCCGTGTCGGCGAGCTTCGAGGCGTAGAGCTTGCGGGACTCGGGGCCGATGTCCAGGCCCATCTGTCCGGCGGGGATGGCGTCGGCGGCCACCGTCGCGGGGTTGGCCGGGGCCTTGGTCTTCATGTCCGGGAACTCACCGGCGACCAGCACGTCGACGGGGAGCACGAACTCCACGCCGCGCTCCTTCGCCCGCTCGATGTACTCCTTGACGACCGGGATCTGGTCCTCCTGGAGCAGCGAGGAGCCGACCTCGTGGCCCTGGGCGGCGAGGAAGGTGAAGACCATGCCGCCGCCGATCAGGATGCGGTCGGCCCTCTCCAGCAGGTGGTCGATGACGCCGAGCTTGTCGGAGACCTTGGCCCCGCCGAGGACGACGGCGTAGGGCCGCTGAACGTCGGTGGTGAGCTTCTTCAGGACGCCGACCTCGGTGGCGATGAGGTAGCCCGCGTAGTGCGGCAGCCGGGCCGGGAGGTCGAAGACGGAGGCGTGCTTGCGGTGTACGGCCCCGAAGCCGTCGCCCACGTACACGTCCGCGAGCTCGGCCAGCCGGTCGGCGAAGGCGCCGCGCTCGGCGTCGTCCTTGGAGGTCTCACCGGCGTTGAAGCGGAGGTTCTCGATGACGGCGACCTGGCCGTCGGTGAGGCCCGCGACGGTGGCGCGGGCGGAGTCGCCGACGGTGTCGGTCGCGAAGGCGACGTCGGCACCGAGGAGTTCACCGAGGCGCGCGGCGGCGGGCGCCAGCGAGAACGCCGGGTCCGGGGCGCCCTTGGGGCGGCCCAGGTGCGAGGCGACGACGACGCGCGCGCCGGCCTCGGCGAGCTTGGCGACCGTCGGGACGACGGCGCGGATACGGCCGTCGTCGGTGATGGTGGTGCCGTCCAGCGGCACGTTGAGGTCGGCGCGGACGAATACCCGCCTGCCGGCGACCCCTTCGGTGAGAAGTTCGTCGATCGTCTTCATCTGTTCCGTTTACTCCTTGGAGGGACCGATGAGCATGCTAAGGGGCCCGACCGGCGCGTCGTTGCGCCGGTCGGGCCCCTTGCTCACATCGATGTACCTGCTGACCCGAGGATCAGAGCTGGTTGCCGACGAAGACCGTGAGGTCGACGAGGCGGTTGGAGTAGCCCCACTCGTTGTCGTACCAGCCGAGGATCTTCACCGTGTTCCCCTCCTGGACCATGGTCAGGGAGGAGTCGAAGGTGCAGGACGAGGGGTCGCCGACGATGTCCGAGGAGACGATCGGGTCCTCGGTGTACGTCAGGAAGCCCTTGAGGGCGCCGTCGTCGGACGCCTTCTTGAACGCGGCGTTGACCTCGTCCTTGGTGACCTCGCGGTCCAGGGTGACGACGAGGTCGGTGGCGGAGCCGGTCGGGACCGGGACGCGCATCGCGATGCCGTCGAGCTTGCCCTTGAGCTGCGGGAGGACCAGGGCGGTGGCCTTGGCGGCACCGGTCGTGGTCGGGATGATGTTCTCGGCGGCGGCGCGGGCGCGGCGCAGGTCCGAGTGCGGGAAGTCCAGGATGCGCTGGTCGTTGGTGTACGCGTGGACCGTCGTCATCAGGCCCTTGACGATGCCGAAGTTCTCGTCGAGGACCTTGGCCATCGGCGCCACACAGTTGGTGGTGCAGGAGGCGTTGGAGATGACGTGGTGGCTGGCCGCGTCGTACTTGTCCTGGTTGACGCCCATCACGATGGTGATGTCCTCGTCCTTGGCCGGAGCCGAGATGAGGACCTTCTTGGCGCCGCCGGCGATGTGCTTCTCGGCGTCGGCCTTCTTGGTGAAGATGCCGGTCGACTCGATGACGATGTCGACGCCCAGCTCACCCCAGGGGATGTCGGCCGGGTTGCGCTCGGAGAGCACCTTGATCGTGTGACCATCGACGGTGATGGTGTCGGCGGTGTGGCTGACCTCTGCCTTGAGACGACCCAGGATGGTGTCGTACTTCAGCAGGTGGGCCGTGGTCGCAGTGTCACCCAGGTCGTTGACAGCCACGATCTCGATGTCCGCACCCTGCTCGAGCAGCGCGCGGAAGTAGTTGCGACCGATGCGGCCGAAGCCGTTGATGCCTACGCGGATCGTCACGAACCGATCTCCTCGTATAAGTACGCCGGTTTCTGAAGCCGACGAGGTGTATAGGGATGTCCCCGACCGCTATCGACCCTACCTCTCCGAGGGCCCCGGGGTGACATCGACAGGGGCCGTACGCGCCACCGGAATACGGCGGGAGGCCCGTACTCCCCAGTAGGGGTCACGGGCCTCCGTTGACGCTCCGGGACGTTGGTCCCGAGGGCCGGGGACCAACGTCCCGGGTCCGCGGCCGAGTCGGCCGGGCAACCGTGGCCGGGCCCGGCCTGGGCGGTCGCGGTCGAGGCAGCGGGCCCGGCCGGGGCGGTCGTGATCGAGCCGGGCGGGCCGGTCGTGGTCACGTCGGCCGGGCCGTTCGCGGTCACGTCGGCCGGGCCGTTCGTGTCGCGCCGACCGGACTGCGGGCCGCTCGCGGTCGGCCGGGCTGTCCTGTCCCCGGTCGTGTCAGCCGACCAGTCCGTCCGCCAGCTCCTCGCTGAGGGTGGCCTCCGTGCCGGGGATGCCGAGATCCTGGGCGCGTTTGTCGGCCATGGCCAGCAGACGGCGGATGCGTCCGGCGACCGCGTCCTTGGTCAGCGGCGGGTCGGCGAGCGCGCCCAGCTCCTCCAGGGATGCCTGCTTGTGCTCCATGCGCAGCCGGCCGGCCGCCGCGAGGTGCTCGGGGACCTCCTCGCCGAGGATCTCCAGCGCGCGCCCCACCCGGGCCCCGGCGGCGACGGCCGCGCGGGCCGAGCGGCGCAGGTTGGCGTCGTCGAAGTTGGCGAGCCGGTTGGCCGTGGCGCGGACCTCGCGCCGCATCCGGCGCTCCTCCCAGGCCAGCACCGACTCATGGGCGCCGAGCCGGGTGAGCAGGGCGCCGATCGCGTCGCCGTCGCGGACGACGACCCGGTCCACCCCGCGCACCTCACGGGCCTTGGCGGCGATGGAGAGCCTGCGGGCCGCGCCGACCAGGGCGAGGGCCGCCTCCGGGCCGGGGCAGGTGACCTCCAGCGAGGAGGAGCGGCCGGGCTCGGTGAGGGAGCCGTGCGCGAGGAACGCCCCGCGCCAGGCGGCCTCGGCGTCGCAGGTGGCCCCCGAGACCACCTGCGGGGGCAGCCCGCGGATGGGGCGGCCGCGGCCGTCCACCAGACCGGTCTGCCGGGCCAGCTGGTCGCCGCCCGCCACCACTCGTACGACATAGCGCGAGCCGCGCCGCAGCCCGCCGGGGGCCATCACGATCAGCTCCGAGCTGTGCCCGAAGATTTCGAGGATGTCGCGCTTGAGCCGGCGCGCCGCCATCGCGGTGTCCAGCTCCGCCTCGATCACAATGCGGCCGCTCACCAGGTGCAGCCCGCCCGCGAACCGAAGAATCGCCGAGACCTCTGCCTTCCTGCAGCAGGTCCGGGTGACGGGAAGCCGAGAGATTTCGTCCTTCACCGCTGGCGTCATCGCCATGGGCCGATCCTTCCATGCATCCGAAAAATACGGTCGTACGCGGCGGCCAACAGCTCCTGATCATGGACCGGAACGCCGTCGGGCGATGCCACCGGCGCCAGCTCGACCGCGGCTCCGAGCCGCCTGGCGGCGTCGTCGAGCGCTTCGCGGTCGGGCACGGCTGCCTCGTCGGCCAGCACCACGTCCAAGGCGAGTTTAGGGGCGTGTCGTCCCAAAACCTCCAAATGACGCTGCGGTGAGAACCCCTCGGTTTCACCGGGCTGTGGTGCGAGATTCAACGACAGGACCTTGCGGGCCTTCGTGGTGACCAGTGCGTCGAGCAGCTCCGGCACCAGCAGGTGCGGGATCACCGAGGAGAACCAGGAGCCGGGACCGAGCACCACCCAGTCCGCGTCGAGGACCGCCTCGACGGCCTCCGGGACGGCCGGCGGGTCGGGCGGGACGACATGCACGGACTGCACCTCGCCCGGGGTGAGCGCGACGGTGGCCTGGCCGCGCACAGTGACGATCGCGTCGGGCAGCTCGGGGTCGTGGCCCTTGACCAGCGCCTGGAGCTCCAGCGGCACGGCGGACATGGGCAGCACCCGGCCGTGCGCGCCCAGCAGCTTGCCGACCAGGTCGAGGGCCTGGACATGGTCGCCGAGCTGCTCCCACAGGGCCACGATCAGCAGGTTGCCGACGGCGTGCTCGTGAAGGTCCCCCTTGGACTCGAAGCGGTGCTGGATGACCCGGGACCAGGTGCGGCCCCAGTCGTCGTCGCCGCAGAGCGCGGCGAGCGCCTTGCGCAGGTCCCCGGGCGGCAGGACGCCCAGCTCCTCGCGCAGCCGGCCACTGGAGCCGCCGTCGTCGGCGACGGTGACCACGGCCGTGAGGTCGCCGGTGATCCGGCGCAGCGCCGCCAGGGACGCCGAGAGGCCCATGCCGCCGCCGAGTGCGACGACCTTGGGCTGTCCACCGCGTTTGCGGCCGGGGAGCGCCGCGCCGGCCCGGCTCAGCCGGCGCATCCGCAGATTGCGACCGGTCACTCTCGCCCCATGTCCCGGTGGACGAGGACGGTCTCGATGCCTTCGGCGGCGAGGCGGGCCGAGAGCTTCTCCGACATGGCGACGGAGCGGTGCTTGCCGCCCGTGCAGCCGACGGCGATGGTCACGTACCGCTTGCCTTCGCGGCGGTAGCCGGTGGCGATCAGCTGGAGCAGCTCCGTGTACTGGTTGAGGAACTCCTTGGCGCCCGGCTGGTTGAAGACGTAGTCGGACACCTCCTCGTTGACTCCGGTGAAGGGGCGCAGCTCCGGGACCCAGTGCGGGTTGGGCAGGAAGCGGCAGTCCACGACGAGGTCGGCGTCGACGGGCAGGCCGTACTTGTAGCCGAAGGACATCACCGTGGCCCGCAGCTCCGGCTCGGACTCGCCCGCGAACTGGGCGTCCATCTTGGCCCGCAGCTCGTGCACGTTGAGGCTGGAGGTGTCGATGACCAGGTCGGCGTCGCCGCGCAGCTCGCGCAGCAGGTCGCGCTCGGCCGCGATGCCGTCGACGATGCGGCCGTCGCCCTGGAGGGGGTGCGGGCGGCGGACGGACTCGAAGCGGCGCACCAGGGCGTCGTCGGAGGACTCCAGGAAAACGATCCGCCGGGTGACGTGCTTGGCCTCCAGGTCCGCGAGGGATTCGCGGAGGTTGTCGAAGAAGCGGCGGCCTCGTACGTCGACGACGACGGCGATGCGCGCCACGTTGCCCTGCGAGCGGGCGCCGAGCTCCACCATGGTGGGGATCAGCGCGGGCGGCAGGTTGTCGACGACGAACCAGCCGAGGTCCTCCAGACACTTGGCGGCGGTGCTGCGGCCGGCGCCGGACATGCCGGAGATGATCACCAGCTCGGGGATGGCCGGCACCACTGCCTCGCCCGTCTCGTTCGTGGTGTTCGTACTCACGTCTGCTGCTCCGTCTGCTCGGTCTGTTCGTTCGTCCTGCTGGTCGCCGGGGCGCTCGCCGCCGTCGCCCGCCCGGTCGGCGGCCCGGCGGGTGGGCTCGGTCATGACGTGCCCCCGTCGTCGTCTTCCATGATCTCTCCTGTGGCCGTGTTCACGGCAGGGGCCGCCGGAGCGGCCGAGGCGAGGGCGGCGGCCACCGATTCGGCTGTCCTGCGCCCTATGCCGGGGACCTCGCAGATCTCTTCGATTGTCGCC carries:
- a CDS encoding electron transporter, producing MASGNAIRGSRVGAGPMGEAERGESAPRLRISFWCSNGHETQPSFAHDAQVPDTWDCPRCGFPAGQDKDSPPDPPRTEPYKTHLAYVRERRSDEDGEAILAEALAKLRGEI
- a CDS encoding preprotein translocase subunit SecG, which gives rise to MVLAFEIALIVFSLLLMLLVLMHKGKGGGLSDMFGGGMQSSVGGSSVAERNLDRITVVVGLIWFALVVVLGLLIKLGD
- a CDS encoding triose-phosphate isomerase — protein: MTTRTPLMAGNWKMNLNHLEAIAHVQKLSFALADKDYEAVEVAVLPPFTDLRSVQTLVDGDKLKIKYGAQDISAHDSGAYTGEISGAMLAKLRCTYVAVGHSERRQYHGETDEICNAKVKAAYQHGLTPILCVGEGLDIRKAGDQVSYTLAQLDGALKDLPAEQAESIVIAYEPVWAIGTGEVATPEDAQEVCGAIRRRLAELYSQELADAVRIQYGGSVKSGNVAAIMAQPDVDGALIGGAALDADEFVKIVRFRDQ
- a CDS encoding phosphoglycerate kinase — its product is MKTIDELLTEGVAGRRVFVRADLNVPLDGTTITDDGRIRAVVPTVAKLAEAGARVVVASHLGRPKGAPDPAFSLAPAAARLGELLGADVAFATDTVGDSARATVAGLTDGQVAVIENLRFNAGETSKDDAERGAFADRLAELADVYVGDGFGAVHRKHASVFDLPARLPHYAGYLIATEVGVLKKLTTDVQRPYAVVLGGAKVSDKLGVIDHLLERADRILIGGGMVFTFLAAQGHEVGSSLLQEDQIPVVKEYIERAKERGVEFVLPVDVLVAGEFPDMKTKAPANPATVAADAIPAGQMGLDIGPESRKLYASKLADTATVFWNGPMGVFEHPDYAEGTRAVAQALIDSPAFTVVGGGDSAAAVRILGFDENAFGHISTGGGASLEYLEGKTLPGLAALED
- a CDS encoding type I glyceraldehyde-3-phosphate dehydrogenase encodes the protein MTIRVGINGFGRIGRNYFRALLEQGADIEIVAVNDLGDTATTAHLLKYDTILGRLKAEVSHTADTITVDGHTIKVLSERNPADIPWGELGVDIVIESTGIFTKKADAEKHIAGGAKKVLISAPAKDEDITIVMGVNQDKYDAASHHVISNASCTTNCVAPMAKVLDENFGIVKGLMTTVHAYTNDQRILDFPHSDLRRARAAAENIIPTTTGAAKATALVLPQLKGKLDGIAMRVPVPTGSATDLVVTLDREVTKDEVNAAFKKASDDGALKGFLTYTEDPIVSSDIVGDPSSCTFDSSLTMVQEGNTVKILGWYDNEWGYSNRLVDLTVFVGNQL
- a CDS encoding DNA-binding protein WhiA, producing the protein MAMTPAVKDEISRLPVTRTCCRKAEVSAILRFAGGLHLVSGRIVIEAELDTAMAARRLKRDILEIFGHSSELIVMAPGGLRRGSRYVVRVVAGGDQLARQTGLVDGRGRPIRGLPPQVVSGATCDAEAAWRGAFLAHGSLTEPGRSSSLEVTCPGPEAALALVGAARRLSIAAKAREVRGVDRVVVRDGDAIGALLTRLGAHESVLAWEERRMRREVRATANRLANFDDANLRRSARAAVAAGARVGRALEILGEEVPEHLAAAGRLRMEHKQASLEELGALADPPLTKDAVAGRIRRLLAMADKRAQDLGIPGTEATLSEELADGLVG
- a CDS encoding RNase adaptor protein RapZ, encoding MSTNTTNETGEAVVPAIPELVIISGMSGAGRSTAAKCLEDLGWFVVDNLPPALIPTMVELGARSQGNVARIAVVVDVRGRRFFDNLRESLADLEAKHVTRRIVFLESSDDALVRRFESVRRPHPLQGDGRIVDGIAAERDLLRELRGDADLVIDTSSLNVHELRAKMDAQFAGESEPELRATVMSFGYKYGLPVDADLVVDCRFLPNPHWVPELRPFTGVNEEVSDYVFNQPGAKEFLNQYTELLQLIATGYRREGKRYVTIAVGCTGGKHRSVAMSEKLSARLAAEGIETVLVHRDMGRE